One stretch of Nycticebus coucang isolate mNycCou1 chromosome 7, mNycCou1.pri, whole genome shotgun sequence DNA includes these proteins:
- the RBM43 gene encoding RNA-binding protein 43, with translation MILVTVVSVCEGAGSSPFKCQLLKGRPSVKQSPRNWEQKKETETCLLTRASPVPALRRLRASCSHRGHVSAMASVLNVKVSKAPERTVVVAGVPVGLLSDQFLALLVKRHFQDIKNEGGDVETVIYPSRTKGVAYVIFKDKKVAENVVRQKKHLLSRQAGYAQLTVSHLGEEVFSSVNATLDLSIFRGQVTLENLVMDLKKKIPTLSFSPLARNGRISVKGSFLAIEKLKESLLLKARSLLEKKGDFTREERKWNRQSPQRNLQKNPNSLQSLRTSVPETASSREMLTLDTNVFLYLKHKCGFYESTLNRYYVLSQERADGEITTVCLQSVPGCSQLSNVEYVKKLIEEWSHSLHLQLRKETFMLEGRENREKRMIKMACEQLKLKYLKVLVNFCGTHVDIIGSSSDTYLFKKEVMKLTGQKVS, from the exons atgatattggtgactgttgta AGTGTCTGCGAGGGCGCTGGCAGCAGCCCTTTCAAGTGCCAGCTCCTGAAGGGCCGCCCTTCTGTCAAACAGTCTCCAAGGAACtgggaacaaaaaaaagaaaccgaAACCTGCCTGCTCACCCGCGCGTCTCCAGTGCCTGCACTTCGCAGGCTTCGGGCTTCCTGCAGCCACCGAGGGCACGTCTCCGCCATG GCGTCAGTTTTGAATGTGAAGGTATCCAAAGCTCCTGAAAGAACGGTTGTAGTGGCTGGTGTTCCGGTTGGTCTTCTTAGTGATCAGTTCTTGGCCTTATTAGTGAAGAGGCACTTCCAAGATATCAAGAATGAAGGTGGAGATGTTGAAACGGTGATATATCCATCAAGAACCAAGGGAGTTGCATATGTaatattcaaagacaaaaaag TTGCAGAGAATGTCGTCAGACAAAAGAAACACCTACTATCAAGGCAGGCTGGATATGCTCAGCTCACAGTGTCTCATTTGGGGGAAGAG gtctTCAGCTCCGTAAATGCTACCCTTGATCTTTCTATTTTTCGGGGTCAAGTTACTCTAGAGAATCTGGTAATggacttgaaaaagaaaattccaacgTTAAGCTTCAGTCCTTTGGCACGCAATGGAAGAATCTCCGTGAAAGGATCATTTCTGGCTATCGAGAAGCTCAAAGAATCTTTGCTTTTAAAAGCAAGatctcttttagaaaaaaaaggagattttacTAGGGAGGAGAGAAAGTGGAATAGGCAAAGCccccaaaggaatctacagaaAAATCCTAACTCTTTACAGTCACTCAGGACCTCAGTACCTGAGACTGCTAGCAGCAGAGAAATGCTTACACTTGACACGaatgtttttctttacctgaaacaCAAGTGTGGATTTTATGAAAGCACACTGAACAGATACTATGTTCTAAGTCAGGAGAGAGCAGACGGGGAAATCACTACAGTTTGTCTACAGAGTGTTCCAGGGTGTTCTCAGCTAAGCAATGTAGAATATGTAAAAAAGCTCATTGAAGAATGGTCACACAGCCTGCACTTACAGCTTAGAAAAGAGACATTTATgctggaaggaagggaaaatagagagaaaagaatgatTAAGATGGCATGCGAACAATTAAAGTTGAAGTACCTTAAGGTTCTGGTTAACTTTTGTGGGACACATGTTGACATCATAGGATCTTCTTCTGACACTTACCTATTTAAAAAAGAGGTCATGAAATTAACAGGGCAAAAGGTTAGTTAA